A genomic segment from Polyangium mundeleinium encodes:
- a CDS encoding type I polyketide synthase, with product MSTRRPDPAASMTTQHDDDAPPASGLSSMQRAIMTIQKMRAKIENLERARVEPIAIIGMGCRFPGGANTPEAFFRLIENGVDTIREVPPERWRLEQEGPDTDGEARALRWGSFLDDVDRFDAAFFGISPREAESLDPQQRLLLEVSWEALERAGQMPERLAGSRTGVFVGIWALDYQQRVLALSPDKLDAYSFTGNVLSTAAGRLSYVLGLQGPAMSVETACSSSLTAIHLACQSLRSGESNLALAGGVNLMLSPATTKLLSKTQALSPDGRCKTFDARANGFVRGEGCGVVVLKRLSDAERDGDPIIAVIRGSAVNQDGRSTGLTAPNVLSQQALLRQALENARVAPSDVGYVEAHGTGTSLGDPIEVEALKAVLGGPRERGSSCLLGAVKTNIGHLEAAAGVAGLMKVALSMQNERIPGNLHFRSLNPRIDLRGTTLEIVQNAVPWKPGVRPRIGGVSSFGISGTNAHVVLEEAPRNLEEPIAAGKEPSAYLLPLSAKTPEALHDLARSYQRLLDGPDAPRLLDMAYTASARRSHFEHRVSVVSDTKTNLSRALDAFLRGEAPAGVVRGKATPARAKVVFVFSGQGSQWLGMGRKLYDEESAFRSVIDSCDALLTGRLGWSLLDEFDATESMSRLAETQVAQPMLFAIQIALVELLRSWGIAPDAVIGHSVGEIAAAHVAGILSLDEAVRLVAIRGRIMNKATGAGKMVSVAASPEEARKFIEGYEDRVSIAAVNDPETIVLAGQTQALDEITGRLERSGIACRPLRVNYAFHSPQMDPLAAELVERLVRIDARRATLAMYSTVLSECVEGKELDARYWGRNVRETVNLSGAVGAAIHDGYQLFLEVGPHPVLATNVEQCLSSRKADGLVAYCMRRSQDERRTLLEAIGGLYTRGCFPEWTRLAPSGGRCVPLPTYPWQKKPYWIPEPGRRAPAPARAETRPSCAYEVQWQNKARARALGGDSRQRAAGAWLVFSDQLGVGAALYEALRARGEACVRVVAGDRYERVSPELHRIDPALRSHYTEVLATACPSGMEWAGIVHLHCVDDPAWGGELDASALSRRTGAECLLHLTEALAKQAFRTNPRVWVVTRGAQAVGAQQAAIAPVQAAAWGLSRTLVLEYPEVEVFNVDLEPGSAVEDVEELIEELGAGEEEDRVALRKEGRFVARLVGSVFEKAPSRGEQVRADASYLVTGGLDGLGLLTAQSLVGWGARHLVLIGRREPSEGTRAALQAMQDAGVDVLVSVADLRQRAGLERVAAQVKERKAPPIRGVFHAAMVAEEATRAADAEGDRFGVELSSALVEARHVLELSQGATLDMLALYSSVSSILGYVGRASYSATSAILDSLACLLRAQDLPAIAVEWGAIAGIGLAAGARKSAAAGLDGLPPEEGMAALAALLGEPRGVAALMRLDVRQWLSIFPQLASSPFWGALRQARAASKSAGTESGELRQTLVGVPVARRLGMLEAHVAERVARALRMEPAQIGRAEPFRSLGVDSLMSIEVRNALERDIGKRLPATLLFTYAHVAALAEYLLREFDFPTAPERSIEPAPPTPRTGELPPSLAAVEGDELLAMLDEELAQARKGSG from the coding sequence GTGAGCACGAGACGTCCCGATCCTGCCGCGAGCATGACCACGCAGCACGACGACGATGCCCCGCCTGCATCAGGGCTCTCGTCGATGCAGCGCGCGATCATGACGATCCAGAAGATGCGCGCGAAGATCGAGAACCTCGAGCGCGCGCGCGTCGAGCCCATTGCCATCATCGGCATGGGTTGTCGGTTTCCGGGCGGTGCGAATACACCGGAGGCGTTTTTCCGGCTGATCGAGAATGGCGTCGACACGATTCGCGAGGTCCCGCCCGAACGCTGGCGCCTGGAGCAGGAGGGCCCCGACACGGACGGCGAGGCGCGCGCGCTCCGATGGGGTTCGTTTCTCGACGACGTCGATCGGTTCGACGCGGCGTTTTTTGGCATCTCACCGCGCGAAGCGGAGAGCCTCGACCCGCAGCAGCGCCTCCTGCTCGAAGTCTCGTGGGAGGCCCTCGAACGCGCAGGGCAGATGCCCGAGCGGCTCGCCGGCAGCCGGACGGGCGTGTTCGTCGGCATCTGGGCGCTCGATTACCAGCAGCGTGTCCTCGCCTTGAGCCCCGACAAACTGGACGCATACAGCTTCACCGGCAACGTTCTCAGCACGGCGGCCGGCCGGCTCTCGTACGTCCTCGGCCTCCAGGGGCCGGCCATGTCCGTGGAGACGGCGTGCTCCTCGTCGCTCACCGCGATTCACCTCGCCTGCCAGAGCTTGCGGAGCGGCGAGAGCAACCTGGCGCTCGCGGGCGGCGTCAATTTGATGCTCTCGCCGGCGACGACGAAGCTCCTCAGCAAGACGCAGGCGCTCTCGCCGGACGGCCGTTGCAAGACGTTCGACGCCCGTGCGAATGGGTTTGTCCGGGGCGAGGGGTGCGGCGTCGTCGTGCTGAAGCGCCTCTCGGACGCCGAGCGCGACGGCGACCCGATCATCGCGGTGATCCGCGGCTCCGCCGTGAACCAGGACGGCCGATCGACGGGCCTCACGGCGCCGAACGTGCTCTCGCAGCAGGCCTTGCTCCGGCAGGCCCTGGAGAATGCGCGTGTCGCGCCCTCCGACGTCGGGTATGTCGAGGCACACGGGACGGGGACCTCGCTCGGCGATCCGATCGAGGTCGAGGCGCTGAAGGCCGTCCTCGGCGGGCCTCGTGAGCGGGGGTCGAGTTGCCTGCTCGGCGCGGTCAAGACGAACATCGGGCACCTCGAGGCCGCGGCGGGCGTCGCGGGGCTCATGAAGGTCGCCCTCTCGATGCAGAATGAGCGTATCCCGGGCAATCTGCATTTTCGTTCCCTGAACCCGCGAATCGACCTCCGCGGGACGACGCTTGAAATCGTGCAGAATGCAGTGCCGTGGAAGCCGGGCGTGCGCCCGCGCATCGGCGGCGTGAGCTCGTTCGGCATCAGCGGGACGAACGCGCACGTCGTGCTGGAGGAGGCGCCGCGGAACCTCGAAGAGCCGATTGCGGCCGGAAAGGAGCCGAGCGCGTATCTCTTGCCGCTCTCGGCGAAGACCCCCGAGGCGCTCCACGACCTCGCCCGTTCGTACCAGCGCCTCCTCGACGGCCCGGACGCGCCGCGCCTGCTCGACATGGCGTATACAGCCAGCGCGCGGCGCAGCCATTTCGAGCATCGTGTCTCCGTCGTGAGCGACACGAAAACGAACCTCTCCCGGGCGCTCGACGCGTTCCTGCGCGGCGAGGCGCCTGCCGGCGTGGTGCGAGGCAAAGCGACGCCCGCGCGGGCGAAGGTCGTCTTCGTGTTTTCGGGGCAGGGATCGCAGTGGCTCGGGATGGGGCGCAAACTCTACGACGAGGAATCGGCGTTTCGATCGGTGATCGACTCGTGTGATGCGCTGCTCACCGGCAGGCTTGGGTGGAGCCTGCTCGACGAGTTCGACGCGACTGAGTCGATGTCGCGCCTCGCGGAGACGCAGGTGGCGCAGCCGATGCTGTTCGCCATTCAGATCGCGCTCGTGGAGCTGCTCCGGTCGTGGGGGATCGCGCCGGACGCCGTGATCGGACACAGCGTCGGCGAGATTGCGGCTGCGCACGTCGCCGGCATTCTCTCGCTGGACGAGGCTGTTCGTCTGGTCGCGATTCGAGGGCGGATCATGAACAAGGCGACCGGGGCCGGCAAGATGGTGTCGGTCGCGGCGTCGCCGGAGGAGGCGCGGAAGTTCATCGAGGGATACGAGGACCGTGTCTCCATCGCCGCGGTGAACGACCCTGAGACCATCGTTTTGGCCGGTCAAACCCAGGCCCTCGACGAGATCACGGGGCGGCTCGAGCGGAGCGGGATCGCTTGCCGGCCGTTGCGGGTCAACTACGCGTTTCACAGCCCGCAAATGGACCCGCTCGCGGCGGAGCTCGTGGAGCGGCTGGTGCGCATCGACGCGCGGCGCGCCACCCTGGCGATGTACAGCACGGTGCTGTCGGAGTGCGTCGAGGGCAAAGAGCTCGACGCCCGTTACTGGGGGCGGAACGTGCGGGAGACCGTGAATCTCTCGGGCGCCGTGGGTGCGGCCATTCACGACGGATATCAGCTCTTCCTGGAGGTCGGCCCGCACCCGGTCTTGGCGACCAACGTGGAGCAATGTCTTTCGTCCCGGAAGGCCGACGGGCTCGTGGCTTATTGCATGCGGCGGAGCCAGGATGAACGGCGCACGTTGCTCGAGGCGATCGGCGGGCTGTACACGCGAGGTTGCTTTCCGGAGTGGACGCGGCTCGCGCCGAGCGGGGGACGGTGCGTGCCTCTGCCGACGTATCCGTGGCAGAAGAAGCCTTATTGGATCCCGGAGCCGGGCCGCCGCGCTCCGGCCCCTGCGCGAGCGGAGACCCGTCCGAGCTGCGCATACGAGGTGCAATGGCAGAACAAGGCGCGAGCCCGGGCGCTTGGCGGCGATTCGCGGCAGCGCGCTGCGGGCGCGTGGCTCGTGTTCTCGGACCAGCTCGGCGTCGGCGCTGCCCTCTATGAGGCGCTCCGCGCGCGTGGAGAGGCGTGCGTCCGCGTCGTCGCGGGGGACCGTTACGAGCGCGTGAGTCCCGAACTTCATCGGATCGATCCAGCCCTGCGTAGCCATTACACCGAGGTCCTGGCCACGGCGTGCCCCTCGGGGATGGAGTGGGCCGGGATCGTGCATCTGCATTGCGTGGACGATCCCGCATGGGGTGGGGAGCTCGATGCATCCGCCTTGTCGCGACGGACCGGGGCCGAGTGCCTCCTCCACCTCACGGAGGCGCTCGCCAAGCAGGCGTTCCGGACGAACCCTCGCGTATGGGTGGTGACGCGTGGCGCGCAGGCCGTCGGCGCGCAGCAGGCGGCCATTGCGCCCGTGCAGGCGGCTGCCTGGGGGTTGTCTCGTACACTGGTGTTGGAGTATCCCGAAGTCGAGGTCTTCAATGTGGATCTTGAGCCCGGCTCCGCCGTGGAGGACGTCGAGGAGCTGATCGAGGAGCTCGGCGCGGGAGAGGAGGAGGATCGGGTCGCGTTGCGGAAGGAGGGGCGATTCGTCGCGCGCCTCGTCGGGAGCGTATTCGAGAAGGCACCGAGCCGCGGGGAGCAGGTGCGCGCGGACGCGAGTTATCTCGTGACCGGCGGACTCGACGGGTTGGGTCTTTTGACCGCGCAATCGCTGGTCGGCTGGGGCGCGCGTCACCTCGTCCTCATCGGACGCCGCGAGCCCTCGGAGGGGACGAGAGCGGCCCTCCAGGCCATGCAGGACGCCGGGGTCGACGTCCTGGTGTCAGTCGCCGACCTCCGGCAGCGCGCGGGCCTGGAGAGGGTCGCGGCCCAGGTGAAGGAGCGGAAGGCCCCGCCGATTCGAGGGGTCTTTCATGCGGCGATGGTGGCCGAGGAGGCCACGCGCGCCGCGGATGCCGAGGGCGATCGGTTCGGTGTCGAGTTGTCGTCGGCGCTCGTCGAGGCCCGGCATGTCCTCGAACTCTCGCAGGGCGCGACGCTCGATATGCTGGCGCTTTACTCCTCGGTATCGTCGATCCTCGGGTACGTAGGCAGGGCCAGCTACTCCGCGACGAGCGCCATTCTCGATTCGCTCGCGTGCCTGCTACGGGCCCAGGACCTGCCGGCGATTGCGGTCGAGTGGGGAGCGATCGCCGGGATCGGGCTCGCCGCGGGGGCGAGAAAGAGCGCTGCTGCTGGGCTCGACGGGCTGCCGCCCGAGGAGGGGATGGCAGCGCTCGCGGCATTGCTCGGCGAACCTCGCGGGGTGGCTGCTCTCATGCGGCTCGACGTTCGGCAATGGCTTTCCATCTTCCCCCAGCTCGCGTCGAGCCCGTTCTGGGGTGCCTTGCGTCAAGCCCGGGCGGCGTCGAAGAGCGCTGGGACCGAGAGCGGGGAGCTTCGGCAGACGCTCGTGGGCGTGCCCGTCGCCAGGCGTCTCGGGATGCTCGAAGCGCACGTCGCGGAGCGCGTGGCGCGGGCGCTGCGCATGGAGCCCGCCCAGATCGGCCGCGCGGAGCCGTTCCGTTCGCTCGGCGTGGATTCGCTCATGAGCATCGAGGTGCGGAACGCGCTCGAGCGCGATATCGGCAAGAGATTGCCGGCGACGCTGCTCTTCACGTATGCCCACGTCGCGGCGCTCGCGGAGTATCTCCTTCGCGAGTTCGACTTCCCGACCGCGCCCGAGCGATCGATCGAGCCGGCGCCGCCGACGCCGCGCACGGGGGAGCTTCCCCCGAGCCTCGCCGCCGTCGAGGGCGACGAGCTGCTCGCGATGCTCGATGAAGAGCTGGCCCAGGCGCGGAAGGGATCTGGATGA